One Lactobacillus crispatus DNA segment encodes these proteins:
- a CDS encoding DUF951 domain-containing protein — protein MAKEIVYNLADTVQMKKPHACQTNDWEILRMGADIKLKCMDCGHIVMMPRSEFNRKLKKLLTKANDPVNAKKEQYVPKDRIARPNFG, from the coding sequence ATGGCTAAAGAAATTGTTTATAATTTGGCTGATACAGTTCAAATGAAAAAGCCTCATGCTTGTCAGACTAATGATTGGGAAATCCTGCGCATGGGTGCTGATATCAAATTAAAATGTATGGATTGTGGGCACATAGTCATGATGCCGCGCAGCGAGTTTAACCGGAAGCTAAAAAAGCTATTAACTAAGGCGAATGATCCGGTTAACGCAAAAAAAGAGCAATATGTGCCAAAAGATCGTATCGCTCGGCCAAATTTTGGATAA
- a CDS encoding ParB/RepB/Spo0J family partition protein translates to MTRDSRSKEPRKKGGLGRGLEALFEDEPQVQEAEEVQELDLGDIRPNPYQPRKRFDDKSLKELSDSIKENGVFQPIIVRESVNGYEIIAGERRFRASKLAKKKTIPAIIRKFNESQMMEVAVLENLQREDLTPLEEAQAYEMLQKNLGLTQEEVSKRMGKSRPYIANYLRLLTLPSKTKRLLQHGELSMGQARTLLSLKDKEKIDALAKRVVKEGMPVRKVEAVVSELNAKKPRSKKTVKKSAFIRASESQLANKFGSSVNISETQKGKGHLSIDFASTDELNRILDLLGVDLDG, encoded by the coding sequence ATGACAAGAGACTCAAGAAGTAAAGAGCCAAGAAAAAAGGGCGGCCTAGGTCGTGGTCTTGAAGCCTTATTTGAGGATGAGCCTCAAGTTCAAGAGGCAGAAGAAGTCCAAGAACTCGATTTGGGCGATATTCGGCCGAATCCTTATCAGCCTAGAAAAAGATTTGATGATAAGAGCTTAAAAGAACTGTCGGATTCTATTAAGGAAAATGGTGTTTTCCAGCCAATTATCGTGCGCGAATCAGTTAATGGATATGAGATCATTGCTGGTGAGCGTCGTTTCCGTGCTTCTAAATTGGCTAAGAAGAAGACTATTCCAGCAATTATTCGCAAGTTTAACGAAAGCCAAATGATGGAAGTGGCAGTTCTAGAAAACTTGCAGCGTGAAGATTTAACTCCACTTGAAGAGGCTCAAGCTTATGAAATGCTGCAGAAGAATCTTGGCTTAACGCAAGAAGAAGTTTCGAAGCGGATGGGCAAGTCGCGACCATATATTGCTAATTATTTGCGTTTGCTCACTTTACCTAGCAAGACTAAGCGTTTACTCCAACATGGTGAACTGTCGATGGGACAAGCTAGAACGCTTTTAAGTTTGAAAGATAAGGAAAAGATTGATGCGCTGGCTAAGCGAGTAGTCAAGGAAGGGATGCCGGTGCGTAAGGTTGAAGCGGTAGTCAGTGAATTGAACGCTAAAAAACCTCGCAGCAAAAAGACCGTCAAGAAATCGGCCTTTATCCGGGCTAGCGAAAGCCAATTGGCTAATAAGTTTGGCTCTAGCGTCAATATTTCAGAAACACAAAAAGGAAAAGGACATTTGTCAATTGATTTTGCTTCAACTGATGAATTGAACCGCATTCTTGATTTGTTAGGTGTTGATTTAGATGGCTAA
- a CDS encoding ParA family protein, giving the protein MVNVISVANQKGGVGKTTTTINLAASIADRGYRVLIVDIDPQGNATSGLGIEKSEIDQDIYNVLIDEIPIQDTIHHTSTPKLDMVPATINLSGAETELISMMARETRLKSALDAISDQYDFVFIDCPPSLGQLSINAFTASDSILIPVQSEYYAMEGLSQLLNTIRLVQKHFNKDLGVEGVLLTMLDARTNLGAEVVKEVQSYFSKKVYKTIIPRITKLAEAPSYGQPITEYAPKSRGAKVYDDLAKEVLKAHDKRLKK; this is encoded by the coding sequence ATGGTAAATGTAATTTCGGTTGCAAACCAAAAAGGTGGCGTAGGTAAAACCACTACGACCATCAATTTAGCAGCCTCAATTGCCGACCGTGGTTATCGCGTTTTAATTGTGGATATTGATCCGCAAGGTAACGCCACCTCTGGTTTAGGAATTGAAAAATCAGAGATTGACCAGGACATTTACAATGTTTTGATTGACGAAATTCCTATTCAAGATACTATTCACCATACTTCAACGCCAAAGCTAGATATGGTTCCAGCCACAATCAACTTGTCTGGTGCTGAAACGGAACTAATTTCAATGATGGCTCGGGAGACACGCTTAAAGTCAGCTTTAGATGCAATTAGCGATCAATATGATTTTGTCTTTATTGACTGTCCGCCATCATTAGGGCAACTTTCAATTAATGCTTTTACTGCATCTGATTCAATTTTGATTCCAGTTCAGAGTGAATATTATGCTATGGAAGGACTTAGCCAACTTTTGAACACAATTCGTTTAGTCCAAAAGCATTTTAATAAAGATCTTGGCGTAGAAGGCGTTTTGTTAACAATGCTTGATGCCAGAACTAACTTGGGTGCTGAAGTGGTTAAAGAAGTGCAGTCCTACTTTAGCAAGAAAGTTTATAAGACCATCATTCCTCGAATTACTAAATTAGCTGAGGCCCCAAGTTATGGTCAGCCAATTACAGAATATGCACCAAAATCTCGTGGTGCCAAGGTATATGATGATTTAGCAAAAGAGGTGTTAAAAGCTCATGACAAGAGACTCAAGAAGTAA
- the noc gene encoding nucleoid occlusion protein, giving the protein MSLFSFMHHDDEIPKNKQVQDLELSKIVPNRYQPRREFSDDSIKELAETLDKDGLLQPIVVREDGDDEQYEIIAGERRYRAAKSLGWQTIPAIVKNMSDDQAASLALIENLQREDLNPIDEAKAYTNLMELNDLTQTALAKNMGKSQSYVANKLRLLKLDDNVQQALIAGKITARHGRAMIGLSNADQDRVLTEIEAKGLNVKQTEEIVQDVDVYFNPKPKAKKEAKRVVSRVPKDLKVQINTIKKAVKLAEDSGIKVKVTENKDPDDYKITIELKRK; this is encoded by the coding sequence ATGTCATTATTTTCTTTTATGCATCATGATGATGAAATTCCTAAGAATAAACAGGTTCAAGATCTTGAATTGAGCAAGATTGTTCCTAACCGCTATCAACCACGGCGTGAATTTTCTGATGATTCAATTAAAGAATTAGCTGAAACACTTGATAAGGATGGCTTGCTCCAACCTATCGTAGTTCGTGAAGATGGCGATGACGAGCAATATGAGATTATTGCAGGTGAAAGACGTTATCGTGCAGCTAAAAGCTTGGGCTGGCAGACTATTCCTGCGATCGTCAAGAATATGAGTGATGATCAAGCTGCTTCATTAGCTTTGATTGAAAACTTACAGCGTGAAGACTTAAATCCAATTGATGAGGCAAAAGCTTATACCAATTTAATGGAATTGAATGATTTGACTCAAACTGCTTTGGCTAAAAATATGGGTAAGTCTCAATCTTATGTGGCTAACAAATTGCGCTTATTGAAGCTGGATGATAATGTGCAGCAAGCTTTGATTGCTGGCAAAATTACCGCTCGTCATGGTCGTGCAATGATCGGCTTAAGTAATGCAGATCAAGATCGCGTTTTGACAGAAATTGAAGCAAAAGGCTTAAACGTTAAACAAACTGAAGAGATTGTGCAAGATGTGGATGTTTACTTTAACCCTAAGCCTAAGGCTAAAAAAGAAGCTAAGCGGGTCGTTAGCCGAGTTCCTAAAGACTTAAAGGTACAAATTAACACCATTAAGAAGGCGGTTAAGTTAGCCGAAGACTCAGGAATTAAAGTCAAAGTAACAGAAAATAAAGATCCGGATGATTATAAGATCACAATTGAATTGAAAAGGAAGTAA
- the rsmG gene encoding 16S rRNA (guanine(527)-N(7))-methyltransferase RsmG — protein MNPEKFILELSKHNFKLTDQQIEQFKIYFNYLIEVNEHVNLTRITEEDEVYLKHFYDSITPLFTFGDVFKDGATLCDVGAGAGFPSIPLKILQPELKITIVDSLAKRLTFLKNLITKLDLKDVELVHGRAEDVGQNKLYREKFDLVTARAVARMSVLSEYCLPLVKKDGYFIALKGPKAEDELDDGQKALELLGGKLIKEEKLTLPESEEERTLILVQKVKATPKKYPRQAGTPRRKPIH, from the coding sequence ATGAATCCTGAAAAATTTATTTTAGAACTATCAAAACACAATTTTAAATTAACTGACCAACAAATTGAACAATTTAAAATATATTTTAATTATTTGATCGAAGTTAATGAGCATGTCAATTTGACACGAATTACCGAAGAAGATGAGGTTTACCTTAAGCACTTTTATGACAGTATTACGCCGCTGTTTACTTTTGGCGATGTTTTTAAAGATGGTGCTACTCTTTGTGATGTTGGTGCTGGTGCTGGTTTTCCATCAATTCCGCTCAAGATTTTGCAGCCAGAATTGAAGATTACTATTGTTGATTCTTTGGCAAAACGATTGACTTTTTTAAAGAACTTAATTACTAAGTTAGACTTGAAGGACGTCGAATTAGTTCATGGCCGCGCTGAAGACGTTGGTCAAAATAAGCTTTATCGAGAAAAGTTCGATCTCGTTACTGCTCGTGCGGTTGCGCGGATGAGTGTTTTGAGTGAATATTGCTTGCCTTTGGTGAAAAAAGATGGTTACTTTATTGCCCTCAAGGGACCAAAAGCCGAAGATGAATTGGATGATGGTCAAAAAGCTCTTGAATTGCTGGGCGGTAAGCTGATTAAGGAAGAAAAATTGACTCTACCTGAGAGCGAAGAAGAACGAACTCTAATCTTAGTTCAAAAAGTCAAAGCAACACCTAAAAAGTATCCACGTCAAGCAGGCACGCCGCGGCGCAAACCGATTCATTAA
- a CDS encoding CvpA family protein: MIVTLIVLAYLAYKTYLGYKTGFTRYIIGLICSAIVFMVAIFMQNPFGNWLYTQYTGEMIKTNSTNNVELMIARFVAFFIVFFVGKMIMKIVKSWIPNKNPHATNLGSILDNVLGALASLIASYFVVYVVLSMFNALQNPWFMQQTIDSSFLRFIIYNTPGLSNGVFNNIFNIGKTVG; encoded by the coding sequence ATGATTGTTACTTTAATTGTTTTAGCTTACTTAGCATATAAAACATATTTAGGCTATAAAACAGGCTTTACACGCTATATCATCGGTTTAATCTGTTCCGCCATTGTCTTTATGGTTGCCATTTTCATGCAAAATCCATTCGGTAATTGGCTATACACACAATACACTGGAGAAATGATTAAGACTAACTCCACTAACAACGTGGAATTAATGATTGCACGCTTTGTCGCTTTCTTTATTGTTTTCTTCGTGGGCAAAATGATCATGAAGATTGTCAAAAGCTGGATTCCTAACAAAAATCCACATGCGACTAACTTAGGCAGTATTCTCGACAATGTCTTGGGTGCTCTAGCCTCCCTAATTGCTAGTTATTTTGTTGTTTACGTGGTCTTGTCCATGTTCAATGCACTACAAAATCCATGGTTTATGCAGCAAACAATTGATTCTAGCTTTTTGAGGTTTATCATTTACAACACACCGGGGCTTTCAAACGGTGTCTTCAATAATATCTTTAATATTGGCAAAACTGTGGGATAA
- a CDS encoding putative holin-like toxin, whose protein sequence is MLLFGTFLLALLTYIDHHKK, encoded by the coding sequence ATGCTTTTGTTCGGTACATTTTTGTTGGCTTTGCTGACATATATTGACCACCACAAAAAATAA
- a CDS encoding FAD:protein FMN transferase, with protein MIKDLALEQVVGDHHALGTSITLQIFGTQNRDLLQKSFDLIDHYEDIFTVNRDESEVMDINHAAGEHPVQVSSAVYGLVKLAVEKSRENFGFNALIGPVVKLWHIGFKGAHVPKDEEIKDRMLLTDPFKVVLNDSDQSVFLKMKGMELDLGGIAKGWIADRIRDLWRAYGVEAGIINLGGNILLVGDSPKRISGQWSIGVQDPKQPRGDNITSVMVPECSAVTSGTYERYLVVNGKKYHHLIDPRTGYPVKTDLAGVTTFTKTSVEAEIECKRLFFAGKPLKGWHDNSDRIGAIFVYNDEHIEYDNFGD; from the coding sequence ATGATTAAAGATTTAGCATTAGAGCAGGTGGTTGGTGATCATCATGCTTTAGGAACTTCAATTACATTGCAGATTTTTGGTACTCAAAATCGTGATCTATTACAAAAATCATTTGATTTAATTGATCATTACGAAGATATTTTTACCGTTAATCGAGATGAATCTGAAGTAATGGATATCAATCATGCTGCTGGAGAACATCCGGTACAGGTCTCTAGTGCTGTGTATGGTTTGGTTAAATTGGCAGTAGAAAAGAGCCGTGAGAATTTTGGCTTTAATGCTCTGATTGGACCAGTTGTTAAGCTTTGGCATATCGGTTTTAAAGGCGCACATGTTCCTAAAGATGAAGAAATTAAAGATAGAATGCTGTTAACTGACCCATTTAAGGTGGTTTTAAATGACAGTGACCAATCTGTTTTTCTTAAAATGAAGGGCATGGAGCTGGACCTAGGTGGAATTGCTAAGGGCTGGATTGCCGACCGAATTCGTGACTTGTGGCGTGCATATGGCGTTGAAGCAGGAATTATTAATCTGGGCGGTAATATCTTGTTAGTTGGTGATTCGCCTAAAAGAATTAGTGGCCAGTGGTCAATTGGTGTGCAAGATCCTAAACAGCCGCGAGGCGACAATATTACGTCAGTTATGGTGCCTGAATGCTCAGCCGTTACTAGTGGGACATATGAGCGCTACTTAGTAGTTAACGGTAAAAAGTATCACCATTTGATTGATCCTAGAACCGGGTATCCTGTAAAGACTGATTTAGCTGGTGTTACTACTTTTACCAAAACATCGGTTGAAGCAGAAATTGAATGCAAACGATTATTCTTTGCTGGCAAGCCACTAAAGGGTTGGCATGATAACTCTGATCGAATTGGTGCAATCTTTGTTTATAATGATGAACATATTGAATATGATAATTTCGGTGATTAG
- a CDS encoding tyrosine-protein phosphatase, translating to MKPNILPLEKVCNPRDLGGYVGYQGRKVKMHRLLRTGKISNITRHDQEFLLNYGLTKIIDLRSPTECDHCPDSKIPGVEHFCIPISVDDNTKGGKKDLTQVFATYRQDQYAGFRMMCERYKSHVLKEHAQHSLHKILELLANTEKGAVLYHCSEGKDRTGLVTVVLLYLLGVDMETIRQDYLYSNYMLNNYRAKRDKKMQEEGENLCFRANMRILGSVSDAFLDTSLIAIEQNFGSFDNFLQEKIGVTTELREALRDLYLEEK from the coding sequence ATGAAACCAAATATTTTGCCATTAGAAAAAGTTTGTAATCCGCGTGATTTAGGGGGATATGTTGGCTATCAGGGACGTAAGGTCAAGATGCATCGGTTATTAAGAACGGGCAAGATTAGCAACATAACGAGACATGATCAAGAGTTTTTGCTCAATTATGGCTTGACTAAGATTATTGATTTGCGTTCACCAACTGAATGTGACCATTGTCCAGACAGCAAAATCCCTGGCGTAGAGCATTTCTGTATTCCAATTTCTGTTGATGACAACACCAAAGGCGGTAAGAAAGACTTAACCCAAGTATTCGCAACTTATCGTCAAGATCAGTATGCTGGCTTTAGAATGATGTGTGAGCGTTACAAGTCACATGTATTGAAAGAACACGCTCAACATAGCTTGCATAAAATTTTAGAGCTGTTGGCCAATACTGAAAAAGGTGCTGTACTTTATCATTGTTCAGAAGGAAAAGACAGAACTGGATTGGTAACTGTAGTCTTGTTATATCTGCTTGGCGTAGATATGGAAACAATTAGACAGGACTATTTGTACTCAAATTATATGCTTAATAACTATCGGGCCAAAAGAGATAAAAAAATGCAAGAAGAGGGCGAGAATCTTTGTTTTCGCGCTAATATGCGAATTTTAGGTTCAGTTTCTGATGCTTTTTTGGATACTTCATTAATCGCTATTGAGCAGAATTTTGGTAGTTTCGATAACTTTTTACAAGAAAAAATTGGCGTAACGACAGAACTACGTGAAGCGTTGCGTGATTTATATTTGGAAGAGAAATAA
- a CDS encoding NADPH-dependent FMN reductase encodes MKILAIVGTNAPFSFNRFLAKFIAKRYGEQADIEVKEIDQLKPFCRTDEPDDVTKKWIEDVKNADGVILATPEYDHSIPAALKSALEWLGSHAGPNVMKMKPAAVVGTSYGIQGSSRAQEDAREILLSPDMSANVLPGNEILIGGAASNFDKETGDLTNEDYIKQLDAMMANFIKFVEQANK; translated from the coding sequence ATGAAAATTTTAGCAATTGTTGGTACAAACGCTCCATTTTCTTTCAATCGTTTTTTAGCAAAATTTATTGCTAAGCGTTATGGTGAGCAAGCTGATATTGAAGTTAAAGAAATCGATCAACTTAAGCCTTTCTGTAGAACTGATGAGCCAGATGATGTTACTAAGAAGTGGATCGAGGATGTTAAGAATGCGGATGGTGTAATTTTGGCTACACCAGAATATGATCACTCAATTCCAGCTGCCTTAAAGAGTGCGCTTGAATGGTTAGGTTCACATGCTGGTCCTAATGTGATGAAGATGAAGCCGGCTGCAGTTGTTGGTACTTCATACGGTATTCAAGGATCTAGTCGTGCGCAAGAAGATGCTCGTGAAATCTTGCTTTCACCAGACATGAGTGCCAATGTTTTGCCAGGCAATGAAATCTTAATTGGCGGTGCTGCAAGCAATTTTGATAAAGAAACTGGCGATTTGACCAATGAAGATTACATTAAGCAACTAGATGCTATGATGGCTAACTTTATTAAATTTGTTGAACAAGCTAACAAATAA
- a CDS encoding NADPH-dependent FMN reductase, producing MKVLALSGSNADNSFNEKLLKVIIKDLGDKYDFDFATVKGLPMYKEGVDAPASVLALGKKIADADMVLIASPEQQHSVSSALKSALEWLSSSVHPFHDKPVVIVSTSPMPQGASRSQTRLKSILGAPGFSAHVFAGDEFMMGLAPKQFDDKGDLTDAGTLKFLNHFFDEVDDWYAQLTK from the coding sequence ATGAAGGTATTAGCTTTATCGGGCTCCAATGCCGATAACTCATTTAACGAAAAATTACTTAAAGTCATTATTAAGGACTTAGGCGATAAGTATGATTTTGACTTTGCGACTGTTAAGGGCTTGCCTATGTATAAAGAAGGCGTTGATGCTCCTGCTAGCGTATTAGCTTTAGGTAAAAAAATTGCTGATGCAGATATGGTTTTGATCGCTTCACCAGAACAGCAACACTCAGTTTCAAGTGCCTTAAAGAGTGCACTTGAATGGCTTTCTAGTTCTGTTCACCCATTCCATGATAAGCCAGTAGTTATTGTGTCAACTTCACCAATGCCTCAAGGTGCGTCTCGTTCGCAAACTCGCTTGAAGAGCATTTTGGGCGCACCTGGTTTTAGTGCTCATGTCTTTGCTGGTGACGAATTTATGATGGGTTTGGCACCAAAACAATTTGATGATAAAGGCGACTTGACCGATGCAGGTACACTTAAGTTTTTGAATCACTTCTTTGATGAAGTTGATGATTGGTATGCACAACTTACTAAGTAG
- a CDS encoding TetR/AcrR family transcriptional regulator gives MARKKEISKDKILDTAYKMAIKDGIEGLTARGIAKAGHFSTQPLYLEFNNMDDLRNQVLRRISNDLRTHTLQQKYVGEPLIDLDLSYIDFAQAHVNLFRAMFVDGKFGSKIIADTLMELGTEKFKEQYPDVDYDDQKIHDIVIANWISTTGMAALIVNEIASFSQTQIVNVLNAQIHDAMLNNRLSETQENPMFAADEEASLKDNLA, from the coding sequence ATGGCAAGAAAAAAAGAAATTAGTAAAGACAAAATTTTAGATACAGCCTACAAGATGGCAATCAAGGATGGTATTGAAGGTTTGACTGCTCGTGGCATTGCTAAAGCAGGACACTTCTCAACCCAACCTTTGTATCTAGAATTTAACAACATGGATGATCTTCGCAATCAAGTTTTGAGAAGAATCTCTAATGACTTGAGAACTCATACTTTACAACAAAAGTACGTTGGTGAACCTTTGATTGACTTGGATTTGTCATACATTGATTTTGCTCAAGCTCATGTTAACTTGTTTAGAGCAATGTTCGTTGATGGCAAGTTTGGTAGCAAGATCATCGCTGACACTTTGATGGAACTTGGAACTGAAAAGTTCAAGGAACAATATCCTGATGTTGATTACGATGATCAAAAGATTCATGACATCGTAATTGCTAACTGGATTTCTACTACAGGTATGGCTGCATTGATTGTTAATGAGATTGCAAGCTTCAGCCAAACTCAAATCGTCAATGTGTTGAATGCTCAAATCCACGATGCTATGCTTAACAATCGTCTCAGCGAAACTCAAGAAAACCCAATGTTTGCTGCCGACGAAGAAGCTTCGCTTAAGGATAACTTGGCATAG
- a CDS encoding IS30 family transposase translates to MTNSNSSISKHYHQLTSVQRGQIQAMLDSGITSRTVIAQEVGCHKSTISREIKRGSVLQRDSSYLLYEHYYADTAQLYYEKRRKNCYQRNPLKHYAVFLRMLSRRFKAKFDATSIDEFVGEFKRTMPGYPCPSTPTVYRYIDQGLLDISNIDLPMKLKRRRNKRHHGQSGHALHKKNLGNSIEQRPKEIEDRKTPLHWEGDLVKGVRRKNQPALMTLTERTTRFEVVIKIPDYRASTCQRLLQNEIDRHPAWFKSITFDNGSEFADMTKIKGCQIYFAHPYSPWERGTNENCNGLLRQFFPKGKSMKDKSAAYVQQATDAINRKHRRILQYHTAEELFKQYISS, encoded by the coding sequence ATGACCAATTCAAATTCTAGCATTTCTAAGCACTATCATCAATTAACCAGCGTACAACGTGGACAAATTCAAGCAATGCTGGATTCCGGCATAACTTCCCGTACTGTTATCGCTCAAGAAGTCGGCTGCCATAAGTCGACAATCAGTCGCGAAATCAAACGCGGAAGCGTCCTGCAAAGAGACAGCAGCTATTTATTGTATGAGCACTATTACGCTGATACTGCACAGCTTTATTATGAGAAGCGTCGCAAAAACTGCTATCAGCGCAATCCATTGAAGCATTATGCTGTCTTTTTGAGAATGCTCTCCAGACGCTTCAAAGCTAAATTTGATGCCACCAGCATCGATGAATTCGTTGGTGAATTCAAAAGGACTATGCCAGGCTACCCTTGTCCCAGCACACCAACTGTCTATCGCTATATTGATCAGGGCTTGCTGGACATAAGCAATATTGATCTGCCTATGAAGCTCAAAAGACGCAGGAACAAGCGTCATCACGGCCAGAGCGGTCATGCTTTGCACAAGAAGAATCTTGGCAATTCCATTGAACAGCGTCCTAAAGAGATTGAAGACAGAAAAACGCCGCTGCACTGGGAAGGAGATCTGGTTAAAGGCGTCAGACGCAAGAATCAGCCTGCTTTAATGACTTTGACCGAAAGAACCACACGCTTTGAAGTAGTTATCAAGATTCCTGACTATCGGGCAAGCACATGCCAAAGGCTGCTTCAAAATGAGATTGACAGACATCCTGCCTGGTTTAAATCGATCACGTTTGACAATGGCTCTGAGTTTGCGGATATGACCAAGATCAAAGGCTGCCAGATCTACTTCGCCCACCCATATTCTCCATGGGAAAGAGGCACCAATGAGAACTGCAATGGACTTCTGCGTCAATTCTTCCCTAAAGGCAAAAGCATGAAAGATAAGTCAGCTGCTTATGTTCAACAGGCAACTGATGCCATTAACCGCAAACATCGTCGAATCCTTCAATATCACACAGCAGAAGAACTCTTCAAGCAATATATTTCCTCATAG
- a CDS encoding C69 family dipeptidase, whose amino-acid sequence MKVSAWRSSCTSILIGKKASLSGSIIIGRNEDAKTAWPKHLAFNPHQDNVQKNHFKSKDNKFEMDLPTASYSYSSTPEWTDKYGVFEEDGINEYHVAMSATESAYANDRVLAVDPFDTDKGILEEAMVTVVLPYVKSAREGVQRLGEIVEKYGAAEADGILFGDRDEAWYMEIGSGHHWVAQRIPDDSYAVVANQLAIQEIDFASDDFMYSQDLQKFVYDNKLWPKNQPFIWRDIFGTHDDSDLHYNTPRVWSGQRLLTPSVAQEPESFNLPFIRKPDAPISAQDAQRVLSDHYNNTAYDLTNQKNRNNATFRPISVATTQESHLLELNGENMIHWLAMGVAAQSVYVPFYPQGTKVPNTWKNGKETYSPNSAYWVFKLASVLVDRNWGKYGTALSNTQSTTNEKLLQIRHQYDEKLTQEKDQEQQIKLVDEANAKLAKTATDAYKELIAKLITEQTGDSPLRFQMDPNL is encoded by the coding sequence ATGAAAGTTTCAGCTTGGCGCTCATCATGCACCTCAATTTTAATCGGGAAAAAGGCCTCTCTTTCTGGCAGTATCATCATCGGTCGTAATGAAGATGCTAAGACTGCTTGGCCTAAGCATTTAGCCTTTAACCCACATCAAGATAATGTACAGAAAAACCATTTTAAATCCAAAGACAATAAGTTTGAAATGGATTTACCAACAGCTAGCTACTCTTATTCTTCAACCCCAGAATGGACAGATAAGTACGGAGTGTTCGAAGAAGACGGAATTAATGAATATCATGTAGCAATGAGCGCCACCGAAAGTGCCTACGCAAATGACCGCGTTTTAGCTGTTGACCCCTTTGATACTGACAAAGGAATCTTAGAAGAAGCAATGGTCACCGTAGTTTTACCTTATGTTAAATCCGCACGTGAAGGCGTTCAGCGCTTAGGAGAAATTGTAGAAAAATATGGTGCAGCAGAAGCTGACGGAATTCTCTTTGGCGATCGTGATGAAGCCTGGTACATGGAAATCGGTTCTGGCCATCATTGGGTTGCACAACGAATCCCAGATGATTCCTACGCTGTTGTCGCCAATCAACTAGCTATTCAAGAAATTGATTTTGCCAGTGACGACTTCATGTATTCTCAAGACCTGCAAAAATTTGTCTACGACAATAAACTCTGGCCTAAAAATCAGCCATTCATTTGGCGTGATATTTTTGGCACTCATGACGATAGTGACTTACACTACAACACACCACGAGTATGGAGCGGTCAACGTCTGCTTACTCCATCTGTAGCACAAGAACCCGAAAGCTTTAACCTGCCATTTATTCGCAAGCCTGATGCACCAATTTCTGCGCAAGACGCTCAACGCGTTTTAAGCGATCACTACAACAACACCGCCTATGATTTAACCAATCAGAAAAACAGAAATAATGCCACTTTCAGACCTATCTCTGTGGCTACTACTCAGGAATCACACTTGCTTGAGTTAAACGGTGAAAACATGATTCACTGGCTAGCTATGGGTGTGGCTGCGCAAAGTGTTTATGTGCCATTCTATCCTCAAGGCACTAAGGTACCAAATACCTGGAAAAATGGAAAAGAAACCTACTCACCAAATTCAGCTTACTGGGTCTTTAAACTGGCTAGCGTCCTGGTTGATCGTAATTGGGGTAAGTACGGCACCGCTTTAAGCAATACGCAAAGTACTACTAACGAAAAATTGCTTCAAATTAGACATCAGTATGATGAAAAATTAACCCAAGAAAAGGATCAAGAACAACAAATTAAATTAGTGGATGAAGCCAATGCCAAATTAGCTAAAACTGCTACTGATGCTTATAAAGAATTGATTGCTAAACTAATCACCGAACAAACTGGTGACTCACCGCTGCGTTTCCAAATGGATCCTAACTTATAA